CGGGCGGACCCGGCCTCGTGCTCCCGGCGCTGTGGGACCCGGAACTCGACCGATCGCCCCGTCTGGAGCGGGTGCGGCTCACCGAGGGCGGTGTGGCTGTCCTGGACGGACCGTTCCTGCTCGGCGGCGGGCTCGAACTGGACTTCACGGTGCACCTCTGGATGTCCGAGAAGGTGCTGGCACGCCGGGTGGCCGCGGAGCACGAGTGGCAACTGCCCGCTTTCGCCGAATACCAGCGGGAGAACCGGCCCGACCTGCTGGCGGACCGTCTGGTGCGGATGGACCGTCCGGAGCGTCCGGTGGTGGTGGACTCGCTGGAGTAGCCACCGCTCGTGGAGCGGCTCGTCCCCCGCCGGGGGCCGCTTCCGAACGCACGATCACGAAACACTTCCCTCGAAGGAGGGGACAGCCGCCAACAACTCCTTGGTGTACTCGTGCCGGGGTTCGGTCAGGACCCGCTCCACCGGCCCCGTCTCGACGATCTCGCCGGACCGCATCACGGTCACCCGGTCGGCTATGTTCCAGGCCAGCCCGAGATCGTGCGTGATGACCAGGGCGGACAGTCCCCGCTCGCGACGCAACCGCAACAGCAGCGCCAGGATCTCGCCGCGCACCGTGGCGTCCAGCGACGCGACCGGCTCGTCGGCGACCAGCACACGCGGACGCAGCACCAGCGCCCCGGCGATGACCACGCGCTGCCGCTGCCCGCCGGACAGCTCGTGCGGGAACCGCGCGGTGAACTCCTCCGCGGGGCGCAGCTCGGCCGCTTCCAGCGCCTCGTGGACCCGCATCGCCTCGTCGTCCGCGCAGCCGTGCACCCGCAGTCCCTCGGCCACCGCCTCGTAGACCGTGTGCTTGGGATTCAACGCACCCGTGGGGTCCTGCAGTACCAGCTGCACACTGCCGCGAAAGGCGCGCAGCTCCCGTCCGGACGTGGGCAGTGGGCGGCCCTCGTAGTACACCGTTCCCGCGTTCGGGCGACACAGGCCCAACAGGGTGCGGGCGAGCGTGGTCTTGCCGGACCCGGACTGGCCGACCAGGGCGAGGATCTCGTCCCCCACCACCTCCAGATCGACGTCCCGGACCGCGCGCACCCGATTGCGGTAGCGGTCGCCGAACTCGACGCTCACCCCTTCCGCCGCCAGCAGCGAGCCCCGCACGGACCCGGCCGAATCACCGGGTTCCCCAGCCCCCGGGTATCGCGAACCTTCGTCACCGATCGTGGGAAAGGCCGCGGCCAACGCGCGGGTGTGCTCGTGTTCGGGCGTGGTCACCAACCGCCGCGCGGGGCCCTCCTCCACCAGACTCCCCCGGTACATCACTCCCAGGCGCTGGCAGCTCGCCGCCAGTACCGACAGGTCGTGGCTGATCATGAGCAGCGTGATGCCGCGTTCGGAGACCAGGCGCCGCAACAGCGCCAGGACCTGTGCCTGGACCACCACGTCCAGCGCGGTGGTGGGTTCGTCCGCGATGATCAGGCGTGGATCGCAGGCCAGCGCCATCGCGATCATCACGCGCTGCCGCTGCCCGCCGGACAGCTCGTGCGGGTAGGCGTCCCGCCGCGCGCCGGGGAGCTCCACCTGCTCCAACAACTCGGCGACGCGGGCACGAACCCACGCCGAGGCGGGACGTTCGGACGAGTGCAGCCTGATCGGTTCGGCTATCTGCTCGGCGATGGTGCGAACCGGATTCAGCGCGTGCATCGCTCCCTGGAAGACCACCGAGGCGCTCGTCCAACGCGCGGCACGCAGTCCTCCCCAGGTCAGTCCCTCGATGTCGTGCCCGTCGAGCAGGATCGTGCCGTCGACGCGGGCCGAACGCGGTAGCAACCGCAGCACGGCCAGCGCCAGGCTCGTCTTGCCGCAACCGGACTCACCCGCGAGTCCCAGCGTGGCGCCGGGGCGCAACGTCAGGTTCGCGTCGACCACGGCCCGGTGCGGCCCGTCCACCCCGCGGTAGGTGACCGAAACCCCGTCCAGGCGCAGTATCGGAGTCATCGACGTTCCCCCCGCAGCCTCGGATTCAGCACGGTTTCCAACGCACGGCCGCACAACGTGAAGCTCAGCACCACGACCGCGATGCCGAGGCCGGGCGGCAGCAGGTACCACCAGGCGCCCGCCGTGACCGCTCCGGTGTCCATGGCGGACTTCAGCATCGAACCCCACGAGATCATGGCCGGATCGCCCAACCCCAGGAAGGAGAGCGTGGACTCGGCGATGATCGCGCTGGCCACGGTCAGGGTGGTGGTGGCGAACACCAGCGGCAGCACGGCGGGCAGCACGTGTTTGCCGAGCAGGTGGCGGTGCCCCCCGCCGAGCGCCCTGGCCCGCTCGATGTACGGACGGGTCTCCACGGTCAGGGTCTGCGCCCGCACCAGCCGCGCCGTCTGCGGCCAGGACGTCACCCCGATGGCGAGCACGATGGTGAACACTCCCCTGGACAGCACGGTGGAGAGTGCTATGGCCAGCACCAGGGCGGGCAGCACGAGGAAGAAGTCGGTCAGCCGCAGCAGCAGGGTCGAAACCCACCCGCCGAAATGCGCGGCCACCAGCCCCACCACGGTGCCGATCAGCATCGACAGCACGGCGGCCGACAGCCCGACCAGCAACGACATGCGGGCACCCCACCAGGTCAGCAGCAGCACCGACCGCCCGGACTCGTCGGTGCCCAGCCAGTTCTCCGCGCTGGGCGGCCGCAGCGGCGCACCGCCCGCTCTGGTGACGTCGAGCTCGGTGGAGGAGGTGAGGACTGGGGCCAGCAGCGCCAGCGCCACGACCAGCGACAGCACGGCCAGCCCGAACAACCCGCCCCGGTCGGCGCGGTAGACCCGCCAGCCCGCCGCCAGCGCGGCCAGACGCCGCCCTGCCGCGCCCGTGGAGCTCGGCGGGGCGCTCACGAGTCACGCACCCGGGGGTCGAGAAACCGGTAGACCAGCTCGGCCAGCACGTTCATCACGATCACGCTCCCCGCGAGGACAATGAACGTTCCCTGCAACAACGGCAGATCGGGCACCCGCAGCGCCTCGTAGGTCAGCAACCCCAGCCCCGGCCAGGAGAAGACGGTCTCCACCGTGATCGCCCCCGCCACCACCAGCCCGAGGTGCAGGAAGATCAACGTCACGGTCGGCAACAGCGCGTTCGGCACGGCGTGCCTGCGGCGTACCAGGTCCTCGCGCAACCCCTTGGCCCGCGCGGTGGTCAGGTAGTCCGCCCCCATCTCCTCCAGCAAGGAGGTGCGCATGACCATCATGAACTGCGCGTAGATCACCGCGACGAGGGTCAGGCACGGCAGCACCAGGTGGTGGGCCACATCCAGCACGTGGGGGACGACTCCGGCAGGCACGTCCGCGGAGGACATTCCGGCCACCGGGAACAGTCCGGGCAACGGCCCGACGCCGACCCCGAAGGCCATCAGCGCCAGCAGGCCGAGCCAGAAGGTGGGCACCGACCACAGCGTCAGCCCGACCGAGGTGAACCAGCGGTCCACGGGGCCGCCCTGGTGCCAGGCGGCACGGGTCCCCATCCAGAGCCCGACCAACACGGCCAGCACCGTGGCGGTGCCGACCAGCAGCACGGTGGGGCCGACCCGTTCGAGCACCAGCTCCGCGACCGGGCGGTTGTAGATGTAGGAGGTCCCCAGGTCCCCGTGCAGCAGGTCGAGCACGAAGTCGCGGAACTGCAGGTAAAGCGGTTGATCCAGCCCGAAGCGATGCCGCAGCGCCGCCAGCTGCTCGGCGCTGACCGGAGTGGACCTGGTCATGGTGCGCGCCGGATCTCCCGGCAGCACCCGGAACAGGAAGAAACCGAGTACCGCCACCAGGAACAGGCTCACCACCCCGCCACCGACCTTCGCGGCGACGAAGCGGAGCAGGGGTGGCGGCCCTGTCGCGGCAACGCTCGTTTCGAGCTCGTCACGTGTGTCCGTCATGGCCTATTCCCGATGTTCCGCCGTACGGCGACGACGTGCCGCCACCGACGCGAGCACGACCGCGCCGAGCAGCACCACCCCGACGATGACGAAGGCCGCCGAGCGGTACCCCGCACCACCGGAGGCGGCTCTGGCCTGTTCGGTGGGACGCGCCCGGTAGTAACCCCAGTAGCCCTGCTGCGCGGTGATGACCCCGCCCTCGGTGGGCTGCAGCATGAACCCCTCGAAGCGGTCGGAGCGGTACGCCTCGAGGGCGTTGGGGTAGAACAGGATCAATCCGGTGGCCATCCGGTGGAACCGCCGCTGCGCCCGTTCGACCAGCTCGACCCGCTCGGAGTGGTCGAACTCGGCGAGCTGGCTGGCGTAGAGCTCGTCGTAACGCCGATCGCACAGGAAGCTGTCCGGCAGCCCGCCCCCGCCCGGCTTGGGGCGGGCACCGCAGGTCTGCAGGCGCAGCACGTAGTCCGGATCGGGATTGACCGACCAGCCGCTGACCACCATGTCGAAGTCACCCGCGGTGGTGCGCTGGTTGACCTGGTTGTCCGAGACCGGCCGCAGCCGGACCCGGATCCCCAGCCGGGACAACCACTCCTCGACGAACTTGCCGACCAGCGCGTCGGTGGACGTGTCACCGTGCAGTACGAACTCGAAGTCCAGCGGCCTGCCGGAGGGCCCATGGCGGACACCGTCGGGCCCGCGGGGGTACCCCGCCTCGTCGAGCGCCCGGTTGGCCGTTTCGATCGAGAAGGGACGCCTCGCACGTGGGGGCGGTGTCCAGTAGTACTCCTCGAAGATGGGGGGAAGGTAGCCCGCACCGACGGTGCCGTAACCGCCGAGAACGCGTTCGACGAGGAGCTCGCGGTCGATGGCTCGGTCGACGGCCCTGCGCACGCGGGGATCACGCAGCGCGGGATGCCCGGTGCCGATGGGTTCGCCAGCGCTGTTGGCCGCACCCGGGTTGAGCACGATCTCGTAGAAACGCCGTCCCTTGCCCCGGACCCGTCGGATGTCCTCGGCGTCGCGCAGCGCGTCGAACTGGGTGGGGGTCAGGTCGCGGACCACGTCGATCTCGCCCTTGCGCAGTGCCTGCACCGCCGCGTCGCTGTTCTCGAAGTTGACGAACCGGAGCCTGTCGACGTTGGGGGCACCCCGCCAGAAGTCCTCGTTGGCGCGCAGCGTCAGGAACTGCTGGGGACGGTACTCGGTGGCGATGAACGGGCCGTTGCCGACGATGGGCATGCGCTGGTTGGCGAACTCGGCGACGTCGTCGACGTTCGACCAGACGTGTTCGGGAACGATCGGTACCGCGATGGAACGCATGGTGGCCTGCGGGCTCGCCGTGCGGATCACCACGGTGCGGTCGTCGGGCGCGGTCACGCCGGTGAAGCCTTCGACGTAGTTGCCGTTGGCGGTGGCCGCCGCCGGGTCGTCCATCATCCGGTTGAAGGTGTAGGCCACGTCGTGGGCGGTGACCGGTTCGCCGTCGGACCAGTGCACCCCCTCCCTGATGTGGAACGTCCAGCTGAGTTTGTCCGGGGAGGACTTCCAGTCGGTGGCCAGTTCCGGGACCACCGAGAAGTCCTCGGCGCCGTAGGTGGTCAAAGTGGGGTAGATCAGCCGGAAGACGCCGGTGGAGGCCAGGCTGAACCCGAGGAACGGGTTGAGCGAGTCGAACTCCTGCTGGATGCCGACGCGGAGGGTCACCTCACCGCCGGAGTCCGGTTCCGGGGGAGCGGAGCGCGCGCTCTGCCCCGCGGCGGGAACCGCCGCCGCCAGGAGCAGGGTGAGCGTCAGCAGCAGGGCCCGTGGATCCGATCCCGGGGCACCCGTAGGTCCAACACCCACTGTGATCACCCTTTCGCGCTACGTGGTAAGAAAGAACCACTCCGGGCGGCTCCCAGTCAATGGTTCACCGATTCGGCGTGGCGAGCACGCCGAGGCTCGGGCGTGCTCCACGGGCTGCCGTCATTGGCTTCGACATCTAGGGTGGACGGTCGTGCGAATTCTGATCTCCGCTGACATGGAAGGCGCCACCGGCGTCACCGGTACGGATGACGTGGTGGCGGGCACGGAGGCGTGGCAGCGGTTCCGTGAACTCTTCACCGGTGACGTCAACGCCTGCGTGGCCGGCCTGGCGGCGGGCGGGGCTAGCACGACGCTGGTCAACGAGGCGCACTCGATCCAACGGCACCTGCTGCTGGAACGGCTCGACGGACGTGCGCGGATGCTGACCGGACACCACAAGCCACTGTCGATGATGGAGGGGATCGACTCGGGCGTGGACGGGGTGGTGTTCCTCGGCTACCACACCGGAGCGGGTGCGGAGGGCGTGCTGTCGCACACCTACATGGAAAGCGGGCTGCTCGGGGTGTGGTTGGACGGCACGCACGCGAGCGAGGGCAGGCTCAACGCGACGTTGGCCGCCGAGCACGGCGTCCCGGTACTGCTGGTCACCGGGGACGACCTGACGTGCTCGGACGCGCGGGACTACGCGCCGGACAGCGCCGTGGTCGCGGTCAAGGAGTGCGTGAGCAGGTACGCCGCGATCTGCTCACCACCGGAACGCACCGCCACCGGCATCCGCGCCGCCGCCGAACGGGCGATGCGGCTGGCGGGGCGGAGCAGCGCCGGATCATCGCCACACCGAGTCGAGCTCGAGTTCACCGGCACACACCTGGCGGCGGCCGCGGAACTGGTGCCCACCGTGGAGCGGCTCGGAGCCCGCACGGTGGGTTTCGAGGCCGCCGACATGACGACCACGATGAAGACCTTCAAGGTGATCACGACCGTGGCCTCCCGCGCCGCGCAGGAGGTCTACGGCTGAGCCGACCCCGCCGGCCGGAGCGGGGCCGGGACGACCGCTCGGCGAGTGACACCGCGACGGGGCGGCGTGGCGGAAAGCTACTGACCCCAGCGGGCCCGCTGCCAGTCGACCGAGCGCGGGCACTCGCCGGTACTCACGAACTCGTCGAGCGCCGCCCGGAGCTCGGCGAATCCGAGCACCGAGTCGGTGGGAAACGTCAGCGGGCTGCCGAGGTCGAACCGCAGCACCGGGGCCCGCGAATCCGGGGCGGGACTGCGGGTCTGCCAGGAGGAGAGCTGGCCCTGCTCGTCCTCCTCGGTGTAGTTGAGCACTCCCATCTCGTCGTCGGCCGAGGTCACGATCCGGAGACCGCTGTAGGGGCCGGGTTCCTGCTCGTTCTCGTAGGGTCGGTCCCAGACGTAGAGCCTGCAGGCGCATCCCTGCCTCGGTGGGCGGAGCAGTCGTTCCACCAGCTCGCGCTTGCTCTCGTCCCGTTCGGCGTACTCCCGTTCCTCACCGATCACACCGGTGGCGACCGTGACTCCGAGCTCGGTGTTGCGCGCTCCGACGGCTTCCGCCCGGAAGGCGTCCAGCTCCGCGCGGGCCTCTCGCAACGCGCGGAGGGCCGCTCCCTGGTGGAACACCAGGTCGGCCCAGTAGGGATGTTCCATCACCCTGTTGAGGTCCGCGTAGACGGACTGGGTGGTGTCGATCAGCTTGTCCACGTGGTCCAACGGCACGTCCGTCAGGCGGGCGAATATCTCCGTGAGGTTGCCCGGCGCGGCTGACTCGTCGTGTGACGGCGGATTCGACATGCCTTCCGTGTTCCAATCCGTGTACCCGTTTCCCTGGTGGCACCCGTCGACCCCACCAAGCTGTTGGCGATCATGCTGCCAGCTTCGGACGGAGTCCGGACGGGCCGGTGACCGAAAGTTCCCGGGGCAGGCCCCGGGATCACCCGAGAGACTACCGTGGGTACACGGAGCGGTCCGATGCGCCATCACCGGGAATCACCGAACCGGACCCCGGTCAAGCATCGGAGGTGTTACCCCGGAACACGTGACTATTCCTCGGTCGGGCGAAGACGGCCCTCTGAACGACCGAAACGAACGACGAGTGATCTGTCACACATGGCACAGTCCCGAAAACTTCGCTGCGATCATCGGCTTCCGACAGCAGCATCCAGCCGAGAGGACGGCATGACGGACGGTTCGCACGCACGCAAGCACGCCGAGCGGAACCTGCAGGACCTGGATCGCGTGGCCGAGCACAACGGGGCCGCGCTGGGCGAGGCGGCCAGGACGCTGATCGACTGCGTCGAGGACGACGGGCTCGTGTTCACCGCGGGAGCGGGGCACTCCCTGGCCGGTGTGCTGGAAAGCTTCTACCGGGCGGGCGGTCTGGCCGCGGTACGGCCGCTCTACCATCCGGACCTGCTCCCACTCCACGGCGCGGCGACCAGCACTGCCACCGAACGAAAGCGGGGCCTAGCCGGGGAGGTGCTCCGGGAGGCGGGACTGCGCGGAGGCACGGACGTACTCGTGGTGTTCTCCAACTCGGGAACGAACCCCTACCCGGTGGAGCTGGCGGCCACGGCACGACGTGAGGGTTCGGAGGTCATCGCGGTCACCTCACCGGCGGCCTCCGCCGGAGCACCGCGCCGCACGGAGGAGGGCACGCTGGCGGAACAGGCCACGTGCCTGCTCGACACCCTGGTTCCCGCGGGCGACGTCACGCACCCCGAGCAGCGGCCCGCCACAGCTCCGGGGTCGTCGCTGGCCAACGTGTTCCTGTGGAACCTGCTGATGGTCGAGACCTACGAGCGCGCCAACGAACTCGGCGTCTCGCTGCCGTGGTGGCGCAGTTCCAACGTCCCCGGTGGGGACGAGGCCAACTCGGGCCAGCTGGAGCACTACGGCAAACGTATCCCCCGCCTGCGCTGACTGACGGGGGACCGCCGGAAGGTGTCGGATTCGGTTCTCGACGACTGTCGCGACTGGTCTAGACCGAAACCGGTCCGGACCGTCGCGACCCGGTGCCGGCTCGACGGGGCGGTTCTCGGCCGAAAGCACGACCGAAAGGCCCGTCCCGCCGGGGAGCACCGCCCGAACGCCGCGGCGGGCGGACGGGCGCGTCCCGGCCGGCTACTCGTCCCCGGAACCACCGACCAGTTCCCTGAGCCTGCGCAGCTGGGCCGCTCGCTCCGCGGCGAACTGCTGTTCGGGATCCTCCGCCTCCTCGGCCTGGGACAGCAACGCGAGGGTCTCGCGCACAGCTCCGGCAGGCGAGCGCGTGATCGCCTCGACCAACCGGTCGGTGGCGGCCTCCAGCTCGTCCGGCTCGACCACCGAGTTGGCCAGCCCGATCCGCGCCGCCTCCTCGGCGGCCACCTCCCGCCCCGTCAGGCAGATGTCGACCGCTCTGGAGTAGCCGACGGCCCGCACCAACGGCAGCGTCCCCCCGAGGTCGGGAACCAGCCCCAGGTTGGTCTCCGCCATGCGCAGCGTGGCGTCGGTGGTGAGCACACGCATGTCGCAGGCCAACGCCAGTTGGAACCCCGCACCGATGGCGTGCCCCTGCACAGCCGCGATCGTCACCCGCTCGGGGTCACGCAACCAACTGAACCCCTGCTGGAACGCGGCTATCTCCGCGTCCCCCTGCTCCACCGGACGCGAGGCCAGGGAGATCAACCCCGGCGCACCGTCCACCTCCTCGGCCTCGAACAGGCGCCGGTCCAACCCGGCGGAGAACGATCTGCCCTCCCCACGGACCACGACCACGCGCACCTCCGGAGCGAGGTGCTGACCGATTTCGCGTAACGCCTTCCACGTGTCCGGCGTCTGCGCGTTGAGTTGATCAGGCCGGTCGAGGACGATCGTCGCGCGGGAACCGCGCACCGTCAGTCGAACGTGCCCACGATCCAGTACACCAGGATCAATTACCGATTCCGTCAAGCGGGCCCTCCGTCGCTACACACCGAGCGGTCGACAATGGCAACCACCCTAGAAGACCGATCATGGGTCCGCGATCGGAGGCCGTGTCGGTACGGGCCGTTCGGGCACGGCGTGCCCGGTGCCGACAGCGTGCCGGGCACGCCGCAGCCGTGGGTACCTATTTCTTCTTGGAGCGGGTCGCGCCACCGCGACCCCGCAATTGCACTCCGGACTCGACCAGCACGCGGTGGACGAAACCGTACGAACGGCCCGTCGCCTCCGCCAGGGAGCGAATGCTCGCCCCCTTCTCGTACTTCTTCTTGAGGTCACTGGCCAGTTTGTCTCGTGCGCTTCCGGTGATTCGCGCACCCTTCTTCAGATCAACCACTGTGTCCCCGCCTTCCCCGTAGAACAGGTCGGGCCGCTCGCGACCCCTGTCAAGCCAATGATCGAACAGGAAAGCCGGAAACGCCAGACGACCTTGCCAACAGATCCCGACCAAACGGCGGATATATTCCTATTGATCATGAAAATCAGGTATTGCGGCCCGCAAAACAAGATCAACATTTCGTTCCCGATATGCGGAGATCCGTTCCGTGAGAGCGCGGAAGCGAAAAAACGCCCCTGCGGGGCCGGCGGCCATTCGGGAACCGAACCGGTACAGTCCGAACGACCGGGTGAGACAATGATCCCACCTGGACCGCATCACGAGCGGCGGCGCGGCCCGCCCGAATCGACTCGCGGCGCGACCGGGCGCCGGGCGGCCGCGATCACCTCGCACGGCACCCGGTCGTACGGCACCGGCGGTCAGGCGAGCTGCACGAAGTCCATGTACTCCTCGGACCAGTGGTCCTCACTGCCGTCCGGAAGCAGGATCACCCGCTCCGGCTCCAACGCCTGCACGGCTCCCGGATCGTGGGTGACCAGCACGACCGCTCCGGTGAAGCTGCGCAGCGCGTCGAGCACCTGCTCCCGGCTCGCCGGGTCCAGGTTGTTGGTCGGTTCGTCCAGCAACAGCACGTTGGCGGCGCTGGAGACCAGCCCGGCGAGCGCGAGACGGGTCTTCTCACCCCCGGAGAGGGTCCCGGCGGGCTGCTGCAGCTGCTCGCCGCTGAACAGGAACGCCCCCAGCAGGGTGCGCAACTGCTGTTCGGAGGTGTCGGGCGCGACCGTGCGGATGTTCTCCCAGACCGTCGCGTCCGGATCCAGCGTCTCGTGCTCCTGCGCGTAGTAACCGATCCGCAGCCCGTAGCCCGGTTGGACCTCGCCCGCGTCCGATGCCTCCATGCCGGCCAGCAGCCGCAGCAGCGTGGTCTTGCCCGCCCCGTTGAAGCCGAGCACCACGACCCTGGAACCGCGGTCCACCGCGAGGTCGACCCCGCTGAAGATCTCCAGGGAACCGTAGGACTTGGACAATCCCGTGGCCGTCAACGGTGTACTACCGCAGGGCGCGGGCGAGGGGAACCTGATCTTGGCCGTTTTCTCCGAGGGCTGGTCGTCCTCGAGCTCGGAGAGCATCTGGTCGGCACGGCGCGCCATGTTCTTGGCCGCCACCGCCTTGGTCGCCTTGGCGCCCAGCTTGTCCGCCTGCGCCTTGAGGGTGGCCGCCTTCTTCTCGGCGTTGGCCCGTTCACGTCGCCTGCGCTTCTCG
The nucleotide sequence above comes from Actinopolyspora erythraea. Encoded proteins:
- a CDS encoding ABC transporter permease; the encoded protein is MTDTRDELETSVAATGPPPLLRFVAAKVGGGVVSLFLVAVLGFFLFRVLPGDPARTMTRSTPVSAEQLAALRHRFGLDQPLYLQFRDFVLDLLHGDLGTSYIYNRPVAELVLERVGPTVLLVGTATVLAVLVGLWMGTRAAWHQGGPVDRWFTSVGLTLWSVPTFWLGLLALMAFGVGVGPLPGLFPVAGMSSADVPAGVVPHVLDVAHHLVLPCLTLVAVIYAQFMMVMRTSLLEEMGADYLTTARAKGLREDLVRRRHAVPNALLPTVTLIFLHLGLVVAGAITVETVFSWPGLGLLTYEALRVPDLPLLQGTFIVLAGSVIVMNVLAELVYRFLDPRVRDS
- a CDS encoding ABC transporter permease; translated protein: MSAPPSSTGAAGRRLAALAAGWRVYRADRGGLFGLAVLSLVVALALLAPVLTSSTELDVTRAGGAPLRPPSAENWLGTDESGRSVLLLTWWGARMSLLVGLSAAVLSMLIGTVVGLVAAHFGGWVSTLLLRLTDFFLVLPALVLAIALSTVLSRGVFTIVLAIGVTSWPQTARLVRAQTLTVETRPYIERARALGGGHRHLLGKHVLPAVLPLVFATTTLTVASAIIAESTLSFLGLGDPAMISWGSMLKSAMDTGAVTAGAWWYLLPPGLGIAVVVLSFTLCGRALETVLNPRLRGERR
- a CDS encoding helix-turn-helix domain-containing protein, whose protein sequence is MVDLKKGARITGSARDKLASDLKKKYEKGASIRSLAEATGRSYGFVHRVLVESGVQLRGRGGATRSKKK
- a CDS encoding nucleoside/nucleotide kinase family protein, which translates into the protein MRVRSTRPDPLAAELSEAVLDTPGHPWSRVAVDGHPLTGTGELADSLAEQLRLRGRHVLRVRLWDYVRPASLRLERGREDPDSFRFDWFDFEGLVREVLAPLAPGGPGLVLPALWDPELDRSPRLERVRLTEGGVAVLDGPFLLGGGLELDFTVHLWMSEKVLARRVAAEHEWQLPAFAEYQRENRPDLLADRLVRMDRPERPVVVDSLE
- a CDS encoding M55 family metallopeptidase; this encodes MRILISADMEGATGVTGTDDVVAGTEAWQRFRELFTGDVNACVAGLAAGGASTTLVNEAHSIQRHLLLERLDGRARMLTGHHKPLSMMEGIDSGVDGVVFLGYHTGAGAEGVLSHTYMESGLLGVWLDGTHASEGRLNATLAAEHGVPVLLVTGDDLTCSDARDYAPDSAVVAVKECVSRYAAICSPPERTATGIRAAAERAMRLAGRSSAGSSPHRVELEFTGTHLAAAAELVPTVERLGARTVGFEAADMTTTMKTFKVITTVASRAAQEVYG
- a CDS encoding Imm1 family immunity protein, whose protein sequence is MSNPPSHDESAAPGNLTEIFARLTDVPLDHVDKLIDTTQSVYADLNRVMEHPYWADLVFHQGAALRALREARAELDAFRAEAVGARNTELGVTVATGVIGEEREYAERDESKRELVERLLRPPRQGCACRLYVWDRPYENEQEPGPYSGLRIVTSADDEMGVLNYTEEDEQGQLSSWQTRSPAPDSRAPVLRFDLGSPLTFPTDSVLGFAELRAALDEFVSTGECPRSVDWQRARWGQ
- a CDS encoding ABC transporter ATP-binding protein — protein: MTPILRLDGVSVTYRGVDGPHRAVVDANLTLRPGATLGLAGESGCGKTSLALAVLRLLPRSARVDGTILLDGHDIEGLTWGGLRAARWTSASVVFQGAMHALNPVRTIAEQIAEPIRLHSSERPASAWVRARVAELLEQVELPGARRDAYPHELSGGQRQRVMIAMALACDPRLIIADEPTTALDVVVQAQVLALLRRLVSERGITLLMISHDLSVLAASCQRLGVMYRGSLVEEGPARRLVTTPEHEHTRALAAAFPTIGDEGSRYPGAGEPGDSAGSVRGSLLAAEGVSVEFGDRYRNRVRAVRDVDLEVVGDEILALVGQSGSGKTTLARTLLGLCRPNAGTVYYEGRPLPTSGRELRAFRGSVQLVLQDPTGALNPKHTVYEAVAEGLRVHGCADDEAMRVHEALEAAELRPAEEFTARFPHELSGGQRQRVVIAGALVLRPRVLVADEPVASLDATVRGEILALLLRLRRERGLSALVITHDLGLAWNIADRVTVMRSGEIVETGPVERVLTEPRHEYTKELLAAVPSFEGSVS
- a CDS encoding enoyl-CoA hydratase/isomerase family protein, whose protein sequence is MTESVIDPGVLDRGHVRLTVRGSRATIVLDRPDQLNAQTPDTWKALREIGQHLAPEVRVVVVRGEGRSFSAGLDRRLFEAEEVDGAPGLISLASRPVEQGDAEIAAFQQGFSWLRDPERVTIAAVQGHAIGAGFQLALACDMRVLTTDATLRMAETNLGLVPDLGGTLPLVRAVGYSRAVDICLTGREVAAEEAARIGLANSVVEPDELEAATDRLVEAITRSPAGAVRETLALLSQAEEAEDPEQQFAAERAAQLRRLRELVGGSGDE
- a CDS encoding ABC-F family ATP-binding cassette domain-containing protein, which translates into the protein MISANGLELRAGSRILLEDTSLRVQPGDRVGLVGRNGAGKTTTLRVLAGEGEPYGGEITRHGEIGYLPQDPREGDLSVTAKDRVLSARGLDRVLRDMEKTQSEMAELVDDSARDKAIRKYGKLEERFAARGGYAAEGEAGRICSNLGLPDGVLQQPLSTLSGGQRRRVELARILFAAAEAGPGGASNTTLLLDEPTNHLDADSINWLRDFLKVHDGGLVVISHDVELIDAVVNKVWYLDAARGVADVYNMNWQRYQEARADDEKRRRRERANAEKKAATLKAQADKLGAKATKAVAAKNMARRADQMLSELEDDQPSEKTAKIRFPSPAPCGSTPLTATGLSKSYGSLEIFSGVDLAVDRGSRVVVLGFNGAGKTTLLRLLAGMEASDAGEVQPGYGLRIGYYAQEHETLDPDATVWENIRTVAPDTSEQQLRTLLGAFLFSGEQLQQPAGTLSGGEKTRLALAGLVSSAANVLLLDEPTNNLDPASREQVLDALRSFTGAVVLVTHDPGAVQALEPERVILLPDGSEDHWSEEYMDFVQLA
- a CDS encoding sugar isomerase domain-containing protein: MTDGSHARKHAERNLQDLDRVAEHNGAALGEAARTLIDCVEDDGLVFTAGAGHSLAGVLESFYRAGGLAAVRPLYHPDLLPLHGAATSTATERKRGLAGEVLREAGLRGGTDVLVVFSNSGTNPYPVELAATARREGSEVIAVTSPAASAGAPRRTEEGTLAEQATCLLDTLVPAGDVTHPEQRPATAPGSSLANVFLWNLLMVETYERANELGVSLPWWRSSNVPGGDEANSGQLEHYGKRIPRLR
- a CDS encoding ABC transporter substrate-binding protein, which produces MGVGPTGAPGSDPRALLLTLTLLLAAAVPAAGQSARSAPPEPDSGGEVTLRVGIQQEFDSLNPFLGFSLASTGVFRLIYPTLTTYGAEDFSVVPELATDWKSSPDKLSWTFHIREGVHWSDGEPVTAHDVAYTFNRMMDDPAAATANGNYVEGFTGVTAPDDRTVVIRTASPQATMRSIAVPIVPEHVWSNVDDVAEFANQRMPIVGNGPFIATEYRPQQFLTLRANEDFWRGAPNVDRLRFVNFENSDAAVQALRKGEIDVVRDLTPTQFDALRDAEDIRRVRGKGRRFYEIVLNPGAANSAGEPIGTGHPALRDPRVRRAVDRAIDRELLVERVLGGYGTVGAGYLPPIFEEYYWTPPPRARRPFSIETANRALDEAGYPRGPDGVRHGPSGRPLDFEFVLHGDTSTDALVGKFVEEWLSRLGIRVRLRPVSDNQVNQRTTAGDFDMVVSGWSVNPDPDYVLRLQTCGARPKPGGGGLPDSFLCDRRYDELYASQLAEFDHSERVELVERAQRRFHRMATGLILFYPNALEAYRSDRFEGFMLQPTEGGVITAQQGYWGYYRARPTEQARAASGGAGYRSAAFVIVGVVLLGAVVLASVAARRRRTAEHRE